In the genome of Saccopteryx leptura isolate mSacLep1 chromosome 10, mSacLep1_pri_phased_curated, whole genome shotgun sequence, one region contains:
- the PP2D1 gene encoding LOW QUALITY PROTEIN: protein phosphatase 2C-like domain-containing protein 1 (The sequence of the model RefSeq protein was modified relative to this genomic sequence to represent the inferred CDS: inserted 7 bases in 4 codons; deleted 2 bases in 2 codons; substituted 3 bases at 3 genomic stop codons), producing the protein MAITATATTSPLQPLPLPPRLEESRQNEGKGGVYWKSKEWNAEKSAFDLKEEVPGGRMRPAGRSLGIPALDPNEDYDEKIHEQVITFPCSIGKHETDLPGLFSHKKQPAALATLGFPWMCRNKSAPSVTAVQRQSIITKLLASFTFTKQVLQNINNTFELLWKKQIPAYYKITDNIHIHNSSVYSQTICHLLIKGVAICDDRNSTWKADMDDRFTVVNNFGSKPXMCFFGLFDGHYVSSRANFTAAEXVLLLHQLSGFDPSYQLTPKEQKLSNSFHTVFREEYNAVKNFFSIKKXTKECRCKHENIHKAFAKAFWRLDRLLXLGRKEASRVRCSGCPAVTCILEGKMKSVHARMNQRRLTDHDGWAMSAPANTAPRERPGGLHIANTGNVQAVLCRNGKGFCLTKEHXMRNINKRRILQNGAVISLNKPYRLLGGQIKTTKELGFHGNPKLKKFIIPVSQTIIDLIDQRXLCQFLILATNGLWEVLDKKAVTALAITTFQMHKHTFYYPKKKSSSSKDPLLFPINKSSTADSERNIHTLFQHKSXKNVSSTNSKENLSDSKYAKYLTCDLKHAQTFLLPEMTNHDPCGERETESSTHVDGVPKASGEKENNTNSFYKGTAECISHELVNAALMAGSKVNVTVMVILLNGTEYQFLK; encoded by the exons AGTGTATTGGAAATCAAAGGAATGGAATGCAGAAAAATCAGCATTTGATTTGAAAGAGGAAGTGCCAg ggggccgcatgcggcccgcgggccgtagtttggggatccctgctttaGACCCTAATGAAGACTATGATGAGAAGATCCATGAACAAGTGATCACATTTCCTTGTTCCATAGGCAAGCATGAAACTGACCTACCTGGACTTTTCTCCCATAAAAAGCAACCCGCAGCTCTGGCCACACTGGGTTTTCCATGGATGTGTAGAAATAAATCAGCACCCTCAGTGACTGCTGTTCAGAGACAGTCTATAATTACTAAACTATTGGCGTCTTTTACGTTTACTAAACAAGTCCTACAGAACATTAATAACACTTTTGAACTACTTTGGAAGAAACAAATACCAGCTTACTATAAGATTACTGATAACATTCACATTCACAACAGTTCTGTATATTCACAAACTATCTGCCATCTATTAATTAAAGGAGTAGCCATTTGTGATGACAGGAATTCCACATGGAAAGCTGACATGGATGATAGATTCACTGTGGTGAATAATTTCGGCAGTAAGCC GatgtgtttttttggtttgtttgatgGGCATTATGTGTCCTCAAGAGCAAACTTCACAGCAGCAG CTGTTTTACTTCTCCATCAGCTTTCCGGTTTTGATCCTTCCTACCAACTGACccccaaagaacaaaaactaagcAATTCCTTTCACACAGTGTTTAGGGAAGAATACAACGCTGTAAAAAACTTCTTCTctataaagaaatgaacaaaagaatgCAGGTGTAAGCATGAAAACATACACAAAGCCTTTGCAAAAGCGTTCTGGAGACTGGATAGGCTTTTATGACTTGGAAGAAAAGAAGCATCCAGGGTTCGATGCAGTGGCTGTCCTGCAGTTACCTGTATACTGGAAGGAAAAATGAAGAGTGTCCATGCCAGGATGAATCAGAGAAGACTCACTGATCATGATGGTTGGGCAATGAG tgccccggcaaatactgctcca agagagaggcctggagGACTACATATTGCAAACACTG GTAATGTGCAAGCAGTCTTGTGCAGAAATGGGAAAGGCTTTTGCCTAACCAAAGAACA TATGCgaaacataaacaaaagaagaataCTTCAGAATGGAGCAGTAATTAGTTTAAATAAACCATACAGGCTCCTAGGAgggcaaataaaaaccacaaaagaaCTTGGATTTCATGGAAATCCCAAACTGAAAAAATTCATTATTCCAGTATCTCAAACTATTATTGACCttatagatcagcg atgaTTATGTCAATTCCTTATCTTAGCTACTAATGGACTCTGGGAAGTTCTGGATAAAAAGGCAGTCACTGCACTAGCAATAACaacatttcaaatgcataaacACACC TTctattatccaaaaaaaaaatcttcatcatCCAAAGATCCTCTGCTTTTCCCAATCAATAAATCAAGCACTGCTGACTCAGAAAGGAACATCCACACATTGTTTCAGCATAAATC GAAGAATGTGTCAAGTacaaattcaaaagaaaactTGTCTGATTCAAAATATGCTAAATATCTCACTTGTGATCTTAAACATGCACAAACATTTCTACTACCAGAAATGACTAATCATGATCCTTGCGGTGAAAGGGAAACTGAAAGCTCAACCCATGTTGATGGTGTGCCAAAAGCTTCaggtgaa aaggaaaataacactAACAGCTTTTATAAAGGCACAGCTGAGTGTATCAGTCATGAACTCGTAAATGCTGCCCTAATGGCTGGCTCCAAAGTCAACGTTACAGTTATGGTAATACTTCTCAATGGAACTGAATATCAGTttctgaaataa